The following coding sequences are from one Geodermatophilus normandii window:
- a CDS encoding glycoside hydrolase family 13 protein: MSARLVAAGSAAGQQPWSRETPALERPGQLDQPWWRSAVVYQVYLRSFADGNGDGIGDLAGLRARLPYLSWLGVDALWINPHYPSGGADGGYDVVDYRAVDPEYGDVSDVEALVADARRLGLRVVLDVVPNHTSDRHPWFQAALADPDSPEAARYHFAPPSEQPPNNWRSLFGGPAWSRTPDGRWYLHLFAPEQPDLNWRDPAVAEDFERTLRFWLDRGVSGFRVDVAYGLHKDAGLRDNPGEYSPTLFGHGPEQAMTWNQPEVHDVWRRWRAVCDEYPDTMLVGEVCLADLDEVALYSRPDELHQSLSFRLLKSAWETPAFAEAIGSALEAFGRVGAPVSWVLGNHDKDRMVTRFGGGETGLARARAAAMLLLALPGSAYVYAGDELGLPQAHVPDEARQDPIFHRSGGERAGRDGCRVPMPWNATTGVGFSPTRSARPWLPVPAEWKRHAVSRQTRDSGSVLHLYRTALGIRAEHPALGSGEATVSTRGDVLTVRCTGGGRTVRCVVNMGTGTALVRSRGQVLLESGPGVHTSARSVALPPDTAVWIAES, from the coding sequence ATGTCCGCTCGACTCGTGGCGGCCGGCAGTGCGGCCGGTCAGCAGCCGTGGTCCCGGGAGACGCCCGCCCTGGAGCGGCCGGGGCAGCTCGACCAGCCCTGGTGGCGCTCGGCCGTCGTCTACCAGGTCTACCTGCGCTCCTTCGCCGACGGCAACGGCGACGGCATCGGCGACCTCGCGGGCCTGCGCGCCCGCCTGCCGTACCTGTCGTGGCTCGGCGTCGACGCGCTGTGGATCAACCCGCACTACCCCTCCGGCGGCGCCGACGGCGGCTACGACGTCGTCGACTATCGGGCGGTGGACCCCGAGTACGGCGACGTGTCCGACGTCGAGGCGCTGGTGGCCGACGCCCGCCGGCTGGGCCTGCGCGTCGTGCTCGACGTCGTCCCCAACCACACCTCCGACCGGCACCCCTGGTTCCAGGCGGCGCTGGCCGACCCCGACTCCCCCGAGGCCGCGCGGTACCACTTCGCGCCGCCGTCGGAGCAGCCGCCGAACAACTGGCGCTCGCTGTTCGGCGGGCCGGCCTGGTCGCGGACCCCGGACGGCCGCTGGTACCTGCACCTGTTCGCCCCCGAGCAGCCCGACCTCAACTGGCGCGACCCGGCCGTGGCCGAGGACTTCGAGCGGACCCTGCGCTTCTGGCTCGACCGCGGCGTGAGCGGCTTCCGGGTCGACGTCGCCTACGGCCTCCACAAGGACGCCGGGCTGCGCGACAACCCGGGCGAGTACTCCCCCACCCTCTTCGGCCACGGCCCCGAGCAGGCCATGACCTGGAACCAGCCCGAGGTGCACGACGTGTGGCGGCGCTGGCGCGCGGTCTGCGACGAGTACCCGGACACCATGCTGGTCGGCGAGGTCTGCCTGGCCGACCTCGACGAGGTCGCCCTCTACTCGCGGCCCGACGAGCTGCACCAGTCCCTGTCGTTCCGGCTGCTGAAGTCCGCGTGGGAGACCCCGGCCTTCGCCGAGGCGATCGGCAGTGCCCTGGAGGCCTTCGGCCGCGTGGGCGCGCCGGTGTCGTGGGTGCTGGGCAACCACGACAAGGACCGCATGGTCACCCGCTTCGGCGGCGGCGAGACCGGCCTGGCCCGCGCCCGGGCGGCGGCGATGCTGCTGCTGGCGCTGCCCGGCTCGGCCTACGTCTACGCCGGCGACGAGCTCGGCCTGCCCCAGGCGCACGTCCCCGACGAGGCCAGGCAGGACCCGATCTTCCACCGCAGCGGCGGCGAGCGCGCCGGCCGCGACGGCTGCCGCGTGCCGATGCCGTGGAACGCCACGACCGGCGTCGGCTTCTCGCCCACCCGCTCGGCGAGGCCCTGGCTGCCGGTGCCCGCGGAGTGGAAGCGGCACGCCGTGTCCCGGCAGACCCGCGACTCCGGCTCGGTGCTGCACCTCTACCGGACGGCGCTGGGCATCCGCGCCGAGCACCCGGCGCTGGGCAGCGGCGAGGCCACCGTGAGCACCCGCGGCGACGTCCTCACCGTGCGCTGCACCGGCGGCGGCCGGACGGTGCGCTGCGTGGTCAACATGGGCACCGGCACCGCGCTGGTCCGCTCCCGCGGGCAGGTGCTGCTGGAGTCCGGCCCCGGCGTCCACACCTCGGCCCGGTCGGTGGCG
- a CDS encoding Atu2307/SP_0267 family LLM class monooxygenase — MHVGVDSFVAAVTDPRSGRRVGPEERMAHLLEEIELADRVGLYSFGIGEHHRPEYYDSAPPVILAAAAARTERIRLGSAVAVLSAADPVRVFQQFATLDLISRGRIDLVVGRGSFTEAFPLFGLSLADYDELFDEKLDLLLRIRASEHVTWSGRHRPALTGQGVYPRPLQDPLPIWVGVGGTPTSFVRAGLLGLPLMVAIIGGEPRQFAPLVDLYRQAGAQAGHPPERLQVGLHVFGYVADSTRAAADTIYPGWHEMFTAVSRERGFRAPTRAQFDATSGPDGAFFMGDPDTVADKLRRISAQLGGVDRVSIQMTNPRLAHEDLLRGIELLGTEVAPRVAAG; from the coding sequence GTGCACGTCGGTGTGGACAGCTTCGTGGCGGCGGTGACCGATCCGCGCAGCGGCCGCCGGGTCGGCCCCGAGGAGCGGATGGCGCACCTGCTCGAGGAGATCGAGCTCGCCGACCGGGTGGGCCTGTACTCCTTCGGGATCGGCGAGCACCACCGGCCCGAGTACTACGACTCCGCGCCCCCCGTGATCCTGGCCGCGGCCGCCGCGCGCACCGAGCGGATCCGGCTGGGCAGCGCCGTCGCGGTGCTGTCGGCGGCCGACCCGGTCCGGGTGTTCCAGCAGTTCGCCACCCTGGACCTCATCAGCCGGGGGCGCATCGACCTCGTCGTCGGCCGCGGCTCCTTCACCGAGGCGTTCCCGCTGTTCGGCCTGTCGCTCGCCGACTACGACGAGCTCTTCGACGAGAAGCTCGACCTGCTGCTGCGCATCCGCGCGTCCGAGCACGTCACCTGGTCGGGCCGGCACCGCCCGGCGCTCACCGGCCAGGGCGTCTACCCGCGGCCGCTGCAGGACCCCCTGCCGATCTGGGTGGGCGTGGGCGGCACCCCGACGTCCTTCGTCCGGGCCGGCCTGCTGGGCCTGCCGCTCATGGTCGCGATCATCGGTGGTGAGCCCCGGCAGTTCGCCCCGCTCGTCGACCTCTACCGGCAGGCCGGCGCGCAGGCCGGGCACCCACCCGAGCGGCTGCAGGTGGGGCTGCACGTCTTCGGCTACGTCGCCGACAGCACCCGGGCGGCGGCGGACACCATCTACCCGGGCTGGCACGAGATGTTCACCGCGGTCTCCCGGGAGCGCGGCTTCCGCGCACCCACCCGCGCGCAGTTCGACGCCACCAGCGGCCCCGACGGCGCGTTCTTCATGGGCGACCCGGACACGGTGGCCGACAAGCTGCGGCGGATCTCCGCGCAGCTCGGCGGCGTGGACCGGGTCTCGATCCAGATGACCAACCCGCGCCTGGCCCACGAGGACCTGTTGCGGGGCATCGAGCTGCTGGGCACCGAGGTGGCGCCCCGGGTCGCCGCGGGCTGA
- a CDS encoding DUF899 family protein, which translates to MTTTLEFDGTVEVVGPDGPVPFLDLFRGREELVVHKHMWYDGAPHQGQCEGCTMTTWQLRDTVHLEARGVSSAVVTTGRWDEVAAYVAFMGYSRPWYSVRDVAEPVGGAMGYLTCFLRDVDRTFLTYSTTGRGNEPVAGSFGLLDRTPYGRGEAWEDEPEGRPEGDHACWYWRSDADGNATWGPTSRPVPQWPRPGATPVQTLGRHGGHS; encoded by the coding sequence ATGACGACCACGCTGGAGTTCGACGGGACGGTCGAGGTGGTCGGGCCCGACGGCCCGGTCCCGTTCCTGGACCTGTTCCGGGGGCGCGAGGAGCTCGTGGTCCACAAGCACATGTGGTACGACGGCGCGCCGCACCAGGGGCAGTGCGAGGGCTGCACCATGACGACCTGGCAGCTCCGGGACACCGTCCACCTCGAGGCCCGCGGCGTCTCCTCCGCCGTCGTGACCACGGGCCGGTGGGACGAGGTGGCCGCCTACGTCGCGTTCATGGGGTACTCCCGGCCCTGGTACTCGGTGCGGGACGTGGCGGAGCCGGTCGGCGGCGCCATGGGGTACCTGACCTGCTTCCTGCGCGACGTCGACCGCACGTTCCTCACCTACTCCACGACCGGCCGCGGCAACGAGCCGGTCGCCGGGTCCTTCGGCCTGCTCGACCGGACGCCCTACGGCCGCGGCGAGGCGTGGGAGGACGAACCCGAGGGCCGGCCCGAGGGGGACCACGCGTGCTGGTACTGGCGTTCGGACGCCGACGGCAACGCCACCTGGGGGCCGACCAGCCGCCCCGTGCCGCAGTGGCCCCGGCCCGGCGCGACTCCCGTGCAGACGCTCGGCCGGCACGGCGGCCACTCCTGA
- a CDS encoding PspC domain-containing protein → MTTPTPFPPPTTTPVRLRRSSTDRMLGGVCGGLATYTGVDAVLWRAGVVALSLAGGAGLVLYAVLWVLTPADPPAPGEQPRPVDRFVDRLAGRTDGAA, encoded by the coding sequence ATGACCACACCGACCCCCTTCCCGCCTCCCACCACCACCCCGGTCCGGCTGCGGCGCAGCTCGACCGACCGCATGCTCGGCGGCGTCTGCGGCGGCCTGGCCACCTACACCGGCGTCGACGCCGTGCTGTGGCGCGCCGGCGTCGTCGCGCTCTCCCTCGCCGGCGGCGCCGGCCTGGTCCTCTACGCCGTCCTCTGGGTGCTCACCCCGGCCGACCCGCCCGCGCCCGGTGAGCAGCCGCGACCGGTGGACCGGTTCGTCGACCGCCTCGCCGGACGGACCGACGGCGCCGCCTGA
- a CDS encoding LuxR family transcriptional regulator → MGRAAELARVDRLLDDARGGCPGLLVLEGGPGVGKTALLRAAAGRAAGFGVLRARGVESEATLPQAALLELLTPLRSLLAEVPPGQAAALAAALGWGPVDVPGERHLVAAATLSLLAAAAVSGPLLVLVDDLQWVDPESAGALLFAARRMHGDRVAVLAARRPAPGPVAGAEVLPVPALAPGDARTLLARTVAPPVAHRLADRLGGVPLALLEVAGALTPEQRAGTAPLPADLPAGPALAGALAPDLAALPPGAEEALLLLAAALDGSAAAVAAALARSGTDPGPALDAAEQRGVVVRDGDALAFRHPLLRSLVWERAAPADRRRAHRLLADTARTGDDVARVWHRALAAAGPDEALAGELAGLAGRARDRRGYAASSAALERAAALTGDAARSADLLAAAVADAAVGGDTARARSLAGVVLRGPATGAARAGVLHVLGRVEQDAGSVPAARDLLRAAADLARGRAAAWVLTDLAVAEHRLGDVAGMRDTARRIAAGADDGDPLQRALAAWVTGLAAVHDGDEGRGRTLLQRALDTMEAEPDLRAEPRLLPLAVLGLGWTADPLGAVPAVERRLREARALGALGVLVSVLAMTAHGRAQLLGDHHGAFADAGEAVDLAEQLGYVADAAPALELLAWEHAARGRHAEAAAHLARARALVLRAGTAGVAAHLALTEAFCALCRGDLVGTATLLEARLAADGGVGALGEPLGVAPLLVEAWTGLGRVAEAARLAADYERVSPSPLPPTAALVARCRALTSPDDDGAAALFEQALAAHALAPDAFETPHTRLLYGARLRRAGRRTRAREELAAAADAFAATDLAAWARRAEDELRATGRTARPRRALPEEPLTAQETRIAVLAAQGHSNAEIAAALFLSPKTVEHHLSSVYRKRGLRSRVGLARLFPPRP, encoded by the coding sequence GTGGGCCGCGCGGCGGAGCTGGCCCGCGTCGACCGCCTGCTCGACGACGCTCGCGGCGGCTGCCCCGGCCTGCTCGTCCTGGAGGGCGGGCCCGGGGTCGGCAAGACGGCGCTGCTGCGGGCCGCGGCCGGTCGGGCCGCCGGCTTCGGCGTCCTGCGCGCGCGGGGCGTCGAGTCCGAGGCCACCCTGCCGCAGGCCGCGCTGCTGGAGCTGCTGACCCCGCTGCGGTCCCTGCTGGCCGAGGTCCCGCCCGGCCAGGCCGCGGCGCTCGCGGCGGCGCTGGGATGGGGCCCGGTCGACGTCCCGGGCGAGCGGCACCTCGTCGCGGCCGCCACGCTGTCGCTGCTCGCCGCGGCCGCGGTGTCCGGCCCGCTGCTGGTGCTGGTCGACGACCTGCAGTGGGTCGATCCCGAGTCCGCGGGCGCGCTGCTGTTCGCCGCGCGCCGGATGCACGGTGACCGGGTCGCGGTGCTCGCGGCGCGGCGTCCCGCCCCCGGACCGGTCGCCGGTGCCGAGGTCCTCCCCGTGCCCGCCCTCGCCCCCGGGGACGCCCGCACGCTGCTCGCCCGGACCGTCGCCCCGCCCGTGGCGCACCGGCTCGCCGACCGCCTCGGCGGGGTCCCCCTCGCGCTGCTGGAGGTGGCCGGCGCGCTGACGCCGGAGCAGCGCGCCGGCACCGCTCCGCTGCCCGCCGACCTGCCGGCCGGCCCGGCGCTGGCCGGTGCCCTCGCACCGGACCTCGCGGCGCTCCCGCCCGGCGCGGAGGAAGCGCTGCTGCTGCTGGCCGCCGCGCTCGACGGCAGCGCCGCGGCGGTGGCCGCCGCCCTGGCGCGGTCGGGCACCGACCCCGGTCCCGCCCTCGACGCCGCCGAGCAGCGCGGGGTCGTCGTCCGCGACGGGGACGCCCTCGCCTTCCGCCACCCGCTGCTGCGGAGCCTGGTGTGGGAGCGCGCGGCGCCCGCCGACCGCCGGCGGGCGCACCGCCTCCTCGCCGACACCGCCCGGACCGGGGACGACGTCGCCCGGGTGTGGCACCGCGCCCTCGCCGCGGCCGGCCCGGACGAGGCGCTGGCCGGGGAGCTGGCGGGCCTGGCCGGCCGGGCGCGCGACCGCCGCGGCTACGCCGCCTCCTCGGCGGCCCTCGAACGGGCGGCAGCGCTGACCGGCGACGCCGCACGCTCGGCGGACCTGCTGGCGGCCGCCGTTGCGGACGCCGCCGTCGGCGGGGACACCGCCCGCGCCCGGTCGCTGGCCGGCGTGGTCCTGCGCGGCCCGGCGACCGGCGCCGCCCGCGCCGGGGTGCTGCACGTCCTGGGCCGGGTCGAGCAGGACGCCGGCTCGGTGCCGGCCGCACGGGACCTGCTGCGCGCGGCCGCGGACCTCGCGCGGGGCCGTGCCGCCGCCTGGGTGCTCACCGACCTGGCCGTCGCCGAGCACCGGCTGGGCGACGTGGCGGGCATGCGGGACACCGCGCGGCGGATCGCCGCGGGAGCCGACGACGGGGACCCGCTGCAGCGCGCCCTCGCGGCGTGGGTGACCGGTCTGGCCGCCGTCCACGACGGCGACGAGGGGCGCGGCCGGACGCTCCTGCAGCGGGCGCTGGACACGATGGAGGCCGAGCCGGACCTGCGCGCCGAGCCGCGGCTGCTGCCCCTGGCGGTGCTCGGGCTGGGCTGGACGGCCGACCCGCTCGGCGCCGTCCCGGCGGTGGAGCGCCGGCTGCGCGAGGCGCGGGCGCTCGGGGCGCTGGGCGTGCTGGTGAGCGTCCTCGCGATGACCGCCCACGGCAGGGCGCAGCTGCTGGGCGACCACCACGGCGCCTTCGCCGACGCCGGCGAGGCCGTCGACCTGGCGGAGCAGCTCGGCTACGTCGCCGACGCCGCGCCGGCCCTGGAGCTGCTGGCCTGGGAGCACGCGGCCCGCGGCCGGCACGCGGAGGCCGCGGCGCACCTCGCGCGCGCCCGGGCCCTCGTCCTGCGCGCCGGCACGGCCGGGGTGGCCGCGCACCTCGCGCTCACCGAGGCCTTCTGCGCGCTGTGCCGCGGCGACCTCGTCGGCACCGCGACGCTGCTGGAGGCGCGGCTGGCCGCCGACGGCGGGGTGGGGGCGCTGGGTGAGCCGCTCGGCGTCGCACCGCTGCTGGTGGAGGCGTGGACGGGGCTGGGCCGGGTCGCCGAGGCCGCGCGGCTGGCCGCCGACTACGAGCGGGTGTCGCCGTCACCGCTGCCCCCGACCGCGGCCCTGGTGGCCCGGTGCCGGGCGCTGACCTCCCCCGACGACGACGGGGCGGCCGCGCTGTTCGAGCAGGCGCTGGCCGCGCACGCCCTGGCGCCCGACGCCTTCGAGACGCCGCACACCCGGCTGCTGTACGGCGCCCGGCTGCGCCGCGCGGGACGGCGGACGCGGGCGCGGGAGGAGCTGGCCGCCGCGGCCGACGCCTTCGCCGCGACGGACCTCGCCGCGTGGGCGCGGCGGGCCGAGGACGAGCTGCGGGCCACCGGGCGCACCGCCCGACCGCGCCGTGCGCTGCCGGAGGAGCCCCTGACCGCCCAGGAGACGCGGATCGCCGTCCTGGCGGCGCAGGGGCACTCCAACGCGGAGATCGCGGCGGCGCTCTTCCTCAGCCCGAAGACCGTCGAGCACCACCTGAGCAGCGTCTACCGCAAGCGCGGACTGCGGTCCCGGGTCGGGTTGGCGCGGCTGTTCCCGCCCCGGCCCTGA
- a CDS encoding response regulator transcription factor: MEPVVRELTDLVVGLLDGIVGPRLPTGPVFAVLCPRLEAPGAVLQCTDWRTGATMIIGSGFDAAQLEQLVGATHRMRAANPLLAAAAAGDLAPMTAQEAAGGWQTWRRSPARGVLDEVCGWDQAVSLPLRGGPAEVCGFAFGRARRDFTADDLELLATVQPVLRALDRHVRLLARLQDPAGEAPDRAREAGLTGRETAVLLCLADGLTAGAAAHRLGCSVRTVTTHAARVYRKLGVHDRLTAVLEAQRRGILPTPAR; encoded by the coding sequence ATGGAGCCTGTGGTCCGGGAGCTCACCGACCTGGTGGTCGGCCTGCTCGACGGGATCGTCGGTCCCCGCCTGCCCACCGGGCCGGTCTTCGCGGTCCTGTGCCCGCGGCTGGAGGCACCCGGCGCGGTCCTGCAGTGCACCGACTGGCGCACCGGCGCCACCATGATCATCGGCAGCGGGTTCGACGCCGCTCAGCTCGAGCAGCTGGTCGGCGCCACGCACCGCATGCGCGCGGCCAACCCGCTGCTCGCCGCAGCCGCGGCCGGGGACCTCGCCCCGATGACGGCGCAGGAGGCCGCCGGCGGGTGGCAGACCTGGCGCCGCTCCCCCGCCCGCGGCGTGCTGGACGAGGTGTGCGGCTGGGACCAGGCGGTGAGCCTGCCGCTGCGCGGCGGGCCGGCCGAGGTCTGCGGGTTCGCCTTCGGCCGGGCTCGCCGGGACTTCACCGCGGACGACCTGGAGCTGCTGGCGACCGTGCAGCCGGTGCTGCGGGCGCTGGACCGGCACGTCCGCCTGCTGGCGCGGTTGCAGGACCCCGCCGGTGAGGCACCCGACCGCGCGCGCGAGGCCGGCCTCACCGGGCGGGAGACGGCGGTGCTGCTGTGCCTGGCCGACGGGCTGACCGCCGGCGCGGCCGCCCACCGGCTGGGCTGCTCGGTCCGCACGGTCACCACGCACGCCGCGCGGGTGTACCGCAAGCTCGGCGTCCACGACCGGCTGACCGCGGTGCTCGAGGCGCAGCGGCGGGGCATCCTGCCCACCCCCGCGCGCTGA
- a CDS encoding dienelactone hydrolase family protein — protein MTDLARIALSDVEIPPAEGGSPRLRGVLGVPEGPGPWPGVVLLHEAFGVDGVMRRQVQRMAATGYLALMPDLFSDGGARSSLVRTFTAVAAGEGRPFADAEAARSHLAAMPGCTGRLGVLGSSVGGGLALHLAARGFDAAAVFYARLPQDPHTALVGACPVVAGYGGADPGLRGAAAELGTVLTRLGVRHDVREYPGAGHGFLHDAPVGPRPLRPVLRNLLRIRPDAGAAADTWARTDAWFAEHLRG, from the coding sequence GTGACCGATCTCGCGCGCATCGCGCTCTCCGACGTGGAGATCCCCCCGGCGGAGGGCGGGTCACCGCGGCTGCGCGGGGTGCTCGGCGTCCCGGAGGGGCCCGGGCCGTGGCCGGGCGTCGTGCTGCTGCACGAGGCCTTCGGGGTGGACGGAGTCATGCGCCGGCAGGTGCAGCGGATGGCCGCGACCGGGTACCTGGCGCTGATGCCGGACCTGTTCAGCGACGGCGGCGCCCGGTCGTCGCTGGTGCGGACGTTCACGGCCGTGGCCGCCGGGGAGGGACGGCCGTTCGCCGACGCCGAGGCGGCCCGGTCGCACCTCGCCGCGATGCCCGGCTGCACCGGCCGCCTCGGCGTGCTGGGGTCCAGCGTCGGCGGCGGCCTGGCGCTGCACCTGGCCGCGCGCGGGTTCGACGCGGCGGCGGTGTTCTACGCGCGGCTGCCGCAGGACCCGCACACCGCGCTGGTCGGCGCCTGCCCCGTCGTGGCCGGCTACGGCGGGGCAGACCCCGGGCTGCGCGGCGCCGCCGCCGAGCTGGGCACGGTGCTCACCCGGCTCGGCGTCCGGCACGACGTCCGGGAGTACCCGGGTGCCGGGCACGGCTTCCTGCACGACGCCCCGGTGGGGCCGCGCCCGCTGCGGCCGGTGCTGCGCAACCTGCTGCGGATCCGCCCGGACGCCGGCGCCGCGGCCGACACCTGGGCCCGGACCGACGCCTGGTTCGCCGAGCACCTCCGGGGCTGA
- a CDS encoding FAD-dependent oxidoreductase, whose protein sequence is MTRAIVVGGGVAGPVAAMALQRVGIEATVHEAQPEPAGDVGAWLGVQVNGLAALRAVGAEDAVRAAGIPTHAIQFRNAAGRVLGALPTGDPPAGISLRRSDLYRALHAEAQRRGIEVRYGSRLTGVHDTGDGVTAEFADGRTQTADLLVGADGVRSTVRAWVDPGCPPPRFVPVLNTAGYADHVPADAEVGRLTMYFGRRGFGGYLAAPDGTTWWFANPPLDRELPHGEVAGTPDLRWRALLYDLHRGDRSPLVELVEATPGPLRGWTTYDLPTVRRWSRGRAVLVGDAAHATSPAAGQGSSLAMEDAVVLARCLRDLPAAEALRVYEGLRRARAERVVAQAHRTSAAKSPPAVGRLVRDAVMPLVLRARDPQAWMRDHDVDWDTPVTAVPR, encoded by the coding sequence ATGACGCGCGCGATCGTGGTGGGCGGCGGGGTCGCCGGACCGGTGGCGGCCATGGCGCTGCAGCGGGTGGGCATCGAGGCGACCGTCCACGAGGCCCAGCCCGAACCGGCCGGCGACGTCGGCGCGTGGCTCGGCGTCCAGGTCAACGGCCTCGCCGCGCTGCGGGCGGTGGGTGCCGAGGACGCCGTCCGCGCCGCGGGGATCCCGACGCACGCCATCCAGTTCCGCAACGCCGCCGGGCGGGTCCTGGGCGCCCTGCCCACCGGCGACCCGCCGGCCGGGATCTCGCTGCGGCGCTCCGACCTCTACCGCGCCCTGCACGCCGAGGCGCAGCGGCGAGGCATCGAGGTCCGCTACGGCTCCCGGCTCACCGGGGTGCACGACACCGGCGACGGCGTCACCGCGGAGTTCGCCGACGGCCGCACCCAGACCGCGGACCTCCTCGTCGGCGCCGACGGCGTCCGCTCGACCGTGCGGGCCTGGGTCGACCCCGGCTGCCCGCCGCCGCGCTTCGTCCCGGTGCTCAACACCGCGGGCTACGCCGACCACGTCCCGGCCGACGCCGAGGTCGGCCGGCTGACGATGTACTTCGGCCGGCGCGGCTTCGGCGGGTACCTCGCCGCGCCGGACGGCACGACCTGGTGGTTCGCCAACCCGCCGCTGGACCGCGAGCTCCCGCACGGGGAGGTCGCCGGCACGCCGGACCTGCGGTGGCGGGCGCTGCTCTACGACCTGCACCGGGGCGACCGGTCACCCCTGGTCGAGCTGGTGGAGGCCACCCCGGGGCCGCTGCGCGGGTGGACGACGTACGACCTCCCCACGGTCCGGCGGTGGTCGCGCGGGCGCGCCGTGCTCGTCGGCGACGCCGCGCACGCCACCTCGCCGGCCGCCGGGCAGGGCTCGTCGCTGGCCATGGAGGACGCCGTCGTCCTGGCCCGCTGCCTGCGCGACCTGCCGGCCGCCGAGGCCCTGCGGGTCTACGAGGGCCTGCGCCGGGCGCGGGCGGAGCGGGTGGTCGCCCAGGCCCACCGCACGAGCGCCGCGAAGTCGCCGCCGGCCGTGGGCCGCCTCGTCCGCGACGCGGTCATGCCGCTCGTCCTGCGCGCCCGCGACCCGCAGGCGTGGATGCGCGACCACGACGTCGACTGGGACACGCCCGTGACCGCCGTTCCCCGGTGA
- a CDS encoding GDSL-type esterase/lipase family protein → MPRPWSRPLTVLLAALAGVLLLTPPASAVPGPLRYVALGDSYSAASGVLPPDLTAAQHPGVPPQLEALSADTQLVTMTIGGNDSGVFVTSILRCGAAGVSTLGQGSPCRDTYGTSFEDTVRTTTYPALVEALSAVRQAAPRARVAILGYPAILPPTGGCFDRMPIAEGDVPYPYGLQATLNDAVRRAAAATGVTFVDLSAASAGHDACPADRRPLGRAGPAGHQRGDRAPERPGGAGDGRPGGAGAAPALRPRGGYRGVVVTRRLLLLAAGRVAAAGLLTGCAARLPGPPAASGAAAVLTARPVAAPSALPPSPGTTALGLEEVRDALLHVPAGGLTGPAPLVVVLHGAGGDAEGGLGLLRSPADERGLVLLAPASRGPTWDAVTRGHGPDVALVDRALAAVFAALPVDPERIAVAGFSDGGSYALGLGLANGRLFRQVVAFSPGFVPPAGRTGRPRVFVSHGTADDVLPVDRTSREIVPALRGEGYEVTYREFDGGHEVPHEVAREAADRLVAPAG, encoded by the coding sequence GTGCCCCGCCCCTGGTCCCGCCCGCTGACCGTCCTGCTCGCCGCCCTCGCCGGCGTCCTCCTGCTCACCCCGCCGGCCTCGGCCGTGCCCGGCCCGCTGCGCTACGTCGCCCTCGGCGACTCCTACAGCGCCGCCTCCGGGGTCCTGCCGCCCGACCTCACCGCCGCCCAGCACCCCGGGGTGCCGCCCCAGCTCGAGGCGCTGTCCGCGGACACCCAGCTGGTCACGATGACCATCGGCGGCAACGACAGCGGCGTGTTCGTCACCTCGATCCTGCGCTGCGGCGCGGCCGGCGTGAGCACCCTCGGGCAGGGCAGCCCGTGCCGCGACACCTACGGCACCTCGTTCGAGGACACCGTCCGCACCACCACCTACCCGGCGCTGGTCGAGGCGCTGTCGGCGGTGCGGCAGGCCGCCCCGCGGGCGCGGGTGGCGATCCTCGGGTACCCGGCGATCCTGCCGCCGACCGGTGGCTGCTTCGACCGGATGCCGATCGCCGAGGGCGACGTCCCCTACCCGTACGGGCTGCAGGCCACGCTGAACGACGCCGTCCGGCGGGCGGCCGCGGCCACCGGCGTGACGTTCGTCGACCTGTCGGCCGCCTCCGCCGGGCACGACGCGTGCCCGGCCGATCGGCGTCCGCTGGGTCGAGCCGGTCCTGCAGGGCACCAACGCGGTGATCGTGCACCCGAACGCCCTGGGGGAGCGGGAGATGGCCGCCCGGGCGGTGCAGGCGCTGCACCTGCGCTGAGGCCCCGGGGTGGGTACCGGGGGGTCGTGGTCACCCGTCGGCTCCTGCTCCTCGCGGCGGGCCGGGTCGCCGCGGCCGGTCTGCTGACCGGCTGCGCGGCCCGGCTGCCCGGCCCACCCGCGGCGTCCGGTGCCGCGGCGGTGCTCACCGCCCGCCCGGTGGCCGCGCCCAGCGCCCTGCCGCCGTCCCCGGGCACCACCGCGCTGGGCCTGGAGGAGGTGCGCGACGCCCTGCTGCACGTCCCGGCGGGCGGGCTGACCGGGCCGGCCCCGCTCGTCGTCGTCCTGCACGGTGCGGGAGGGGACGCGGAGGGCGGGCTCGGCCTGCTGCGGTCGCCGGCCGACGAGCGCGGTCTGGTGCTCCTGGCCCCGGCCTCCCGCGGCCCGACCTGGGACGCCGTGACGCGCGGCCACGGCCCCGACGTCGCGCTCGTCGACCGGGCGCTGGCCGCGGTGTTCGCGGCGCTCCCCGTCGACCCGGAGCGGATCGCCGTCGCGGGCTTCTCCGACGGCGGGTCCTACGCGCTCGGACTCGGGCTGGCCAACGGCCGGCTGTTCCGGCAGGTCGTCGCCTTCTCCCCGGGCTTCGTGCCCCCGGCCGGCCGGACCGGGCGGCCCCGGGTGTTCGTCTCCCACGGCACGGCGGACGACGTGCTGCCGGTCGACCGGACCAGCCGGGAGATCGTCCCCGCGCTCCGGGGCGAGGGGTACGAGGTCACCTACCGCGAGTTCGACGGCGGCCACGAGGTCCCGCACGAGGTGGCTCGGGAGGCCGCCGATCGGCTCGTCGCGCCCGCGGGCTGA